Sequence from the Syntrophorhabdaceae bacterium genome:
GAGATCCCCTTTTTCCTCCCGAATCCTTACGCTAATAAGGCCGTTCTCTTTTTCATAATAGGAAGCATTCTTAAGGATGTTGAAGATAACCTGATACATCTTGGTTCTGTCTAAAGTGCAGAGGAATTTGCGCTCCTTCTCAAACGTGCAGGTGAGGCCTTGCATCTCCTGGGACAGGCTGCGGATGGCCTCGTCAACAACATCGTTGAGATCGAACTCTTCAACCATCAGTTCATTGTCGTTAAGATCGAGCAGTTCTGTGGTAAAGATATCTATCTTCCGCGCCGCGTTGAGCATGGTGTCGAGGTACTGTCTCTGCGACTCATCAGTCGCTTTCTGCTTCAAAAGTTCGCTCATACCTGTAATGGTGGCAAGGGGATTTCTCACCTCATGGGCAACCATGAGCGACATATATCCGAGAGGTATGATGTAATCAAGGTTTTCAATACCGCTCAAAAGAACGTTTTTTTCACTTTCGTCTGCCTTGAGTCGTATATATTCTATGAGCCGGTCAATGACGCTATAGACCTCGATCATCTTGCCTCTCTTCTTCCTCATCTCCTCGAGCTTAACGTACTGCTCCGCCTTTCGCACCAGATCACTTATCGGTTGAGTCATGGCCCTCATAATAATGAAAGAGCAAAAGCCCGAGAAGAGACATGCGGTCCCAATCCATACCCATAGCATCCGCGTCTTCACCGGCGCCAGTATGTTGGAGCCGATGGCAAGCGAAAGAAGACTTGTGAGCAAAACAATAACAGGGACGATAGTCCTCAGATTATAATTGAGGTTACTCGGGTCTCTGAAAAATCCTTTCTTGCCCGATTTCATGAGATTTCTATTTCCCTCACCGTTTGGTTCCCCGGCATACTTGCGTTTTCCAAACATATGCTATCACCCTCCCCGTATCGCGCGCATCATGTCCCACCATGGCATGAAAATGGCGAGTGCGAGAAACAACACCATACACGCCAGACCTGCCGTAAGAATCGGCTCGATCCATGCTGAAAGCCGGTTGACCGAGTAGGTGACTTCTCTGTCGTAATGGACCGATACCTCGCGCAGCATCTCTTCCAGAGAACCCGTCTCCTCGCCCGTTGCAACGAGATGAATTACAAGGGGTGGAAATATCTTCGCGTCTTTCAGAGGTCTTGAAATGCCTCTGCCCTTTTCAATGCTGACCGCGATATCCCGAACCTTCTCCGCCACGTATTCATTGCCAACTGATCGGGAAACAATGTCGAGGGTCTTGATTATCGGGATACCGGCGCGTACCAGATTCTCCAGGATAAAAGCGAACCGGCCCATACAGATCTTCAGGACTATGTCGCCAATGAGAGGCACCGACAGTTTTAGCCGGTCGATCGCATAGGTGCCTGCGGCCGTCCTCTTATAGAAGACGAAGGCTGTGATGAGCGCAAGGGCCGTAATGATGGCCGTCATGGTATATTTCTGAAAAATGTCGTTTATGAGAAGCAGGATTTGAGTGGGGAGCGGAAGATCCAGCTTGGCGCTTCTGAAAATAGGCGCGAACTTAGGCACCACCACGTTGACAAGAATGACAAAGGCGATCGCAAGGGTCACGACCACGAATACGGGGTATCGCATGGCAGACTTGAGCATCTCCTTTGTCTTCATCTGAAATTCGAGTACACCGGAAAGTCGCTCCAGTACTTCATCGAGGTTGCCGCTTAGCTCGCCGGCCCGTACCATGCCTATATAGAGCTCGGAAAATATGCCCCTGTGCCTGGCCAGGGCATCAGAAAAAGTCTGGCCCCGGTCAATATCCTGAGTGACCTCCCTGATGGCCACCTTCAGCCGTTCGTTATTTGTTTGCTCTTCCAGGGCCTTAAGACCGGACACCATGGGAATGCCGGCGCGAATAACCGTCTGGAGCTGACGGGTGAAGAATATAAGGTCGTCGTGCTTGACTCTTTGAAAGCGAAGCAGAAAGGCATCGACTGCGAATCCAGCACTTTTCTGTTCCTTGGCATCAAGAGGGAAGAGTCCCATATTATCGAGCTGAAGCATGGCTTCTCTCCGACTGTTTGCCTCCAGGTTTCCCGTAATCAGAAGGCCCCTGTCATCCCGTGCTCTATATGCGAATGTGGTCATGATATGGTCGTTACACCTTATTTCCTAATCCCTGTCTCTTCCCAATCATCGTGGAATACTGAGCCCTTTCTGTACCCCTGCGTATTCTCGTCCTCGTCTGGTATCGCCGCATTCGCTTATGAGGTTCACGCTTCCTAATCCTCCTGCACCACGTTGAGGGCCTCTTCTATGGTTGTAACGCCGAAAAGCACCTTCATTACCGCGTCGTCTCTCATCACCCTCATGCCTTTTTCTCGCGCCTTCTTCTTTAGTACTTCACTGGGTACCTTGTTGACAATCAAATCCCTGAGCTCGTCATCGATAATGAGCACTTCGAAAATGCCGGTCCGTCCTCTGTATCCTTTGTATTTACAGGCGGGGCACCCTTTTCCTCTATACAGGAGCACGTCATCTTTGATCTGAAAGGTCTTGTGGATCGAAGGTGTCGGATAGTAGGACTCCTTGCACTCCGGACAGATCCTCCTGATCAACCTCTGCCCGATCACGCACGATACCGAGGAAGTGACGAGAAAAGGCTCAATACCCATTTCGACCAACCTCATGACTGCGCTCGGAGCGTCGTTAGTGTGAAGCGTAGACAGCACGAGGTGACCGGTAAGCGCCGAGTGGACGGCGATATTGGCCGTCTCTCTGTCCCTTATCTCGCCGACCATAATCACATCAGGGTCCTGTCTTAAGATGGACCTGAGACCGCTCTCGAAGGTGAGTCCGGCCCTGGGGTTCACCTGGGCCTGGGCAAGACCTTCCAGCGTATACTCGACCGGATCTTCTATGGTGATAATATTCTTCTCGGAAGAATTGATGTAATTCAGGATGGCATACAGGGTACTCGATTTACCGCTTCCGGTGGGTCCGGTTGAAAGGATAAAACCATAAGGCCTTTTCAACACATTCTTGATTTTCTCTTTGTCATCGCGGAGCAAACCGAGATTGTCTATACCATAAAGCGCGGTGCTCTTATCAAGGAGGCGGAGCACCACCTTTTCCCCGTGAATGGTAGGAAATGTAGAAACCCTGAGGCCGACCTCTTTGCTAACATCACGTATATTGAACCGCCCGTCCTGGGGAGTTCTCGTCTTTGCGATATCTATACCGGCAAGTATCTTGATCCTCGACACGATGGGCAGAAACATCTTCTTTTCCGGGCTCGGTATCTCCCTCAATTTTCCATCAACCCTCATCCTGATGCGCATCTGGTTCTTCGAGGGTTCAACGTGAATATCGCTCGCATTATCGGTCAATGCTTGCGCCAGAAGGCTGTTGACGAAACGAACAACGGGCTCTTCCTCTGCCAGATCCACCGATATACGTTCATCCTGGTCCAGGTCTTCCTGTTCATCTTTGACGAACGTAACTTCCTGCTGCCTGATTCTGTCAAGGGTCTCTTCAACGATGGTCTTTAATCCATAGTATTTTTCGAGCGCGAGCCTGAGATCATCCTCGGTGACAATGAGTGGCTCTATCTCCATCTTCACGATGCGGGCCACGTTATCCATAGCGTCTATGTCGAGAGGGTCTACCATGGCAAGCTTTAAGACATTATGACGTCTCATCACCGGTATCGCCATGGAATGCTTGGCCGTATCGGCCGAAACAAGTTTCAGCACGTCCTCGGGTATGGACAACTCATTGAGATTGACGATGGGGATACTCAGTTGTCTGCTCACCGTTTCTATAATTTCCTTTTCGGAAAGAAGTCCCAGTCGCACGATGATCTTTCCGAGCTTATCGCCATATTTCTTCTGCTCGGTCAGGGCCCTGAGCAGATCCTTTTCTGTGATCTTCTCTGCATCCAGGAGCAATTCGCCCAAGCGTTTCCGTTTGCCTGCCATTCAAGACCTCATCACAGTCAGCCCGCCGTGAGTGTGCGCATCCGTTTACCCTACTGCCCTGTCTTCTCTATATATCTCAATCTTTCCAGAACGTCTTTTCTTGCACCCGGCGATTTCACCGACGAAAGGTATTGTCTGTAGTACCGCGCCGCCTCTTCGTATTGACCGAGCCTGTCTTTGATCACCGCATATGACAGGAACAGATTGGGTTCCTTGATCTTCTTACTAAGGGGTATCTCAAGAAGCTTTGAGGCATCCTGGAGCCGTCCCTGACTTCTTAGAAGGGCGGAAAGATTGAGATAGGGCTC
This genomic interval carries:
- a CDS encoding ATPase, T2SS/T4P/T4SS family; the protein is MAGKRKRLGELLLDAEKITEKDLLRALTEQKKYGDKLGKIIVRLGLLSEKEIIETVSRQLSIPIVNLNELSIPEDVLKLVSADTAKHSMAIPVMRRHNVLKLAMVDPLDIDAMDNVARIVKMEIEPLIVTEDDLRLALEKYYGLKTIVEETLDRIRQQEVTFVKDEQEDLDQDERISVDLAEEEPVVRFVNSLLAQALTDNASDIHVEPSKNQMRIRMRVDGKLREIPSPEKKMFLPIVSRIKILAGIDIAKTRTPQDGRFNIRDVSKEVGLRVSTFPTIHGEKVVLRLLDKSTALYGIDNLGLLRDDKEKIKNVLKRPYGFILSTGPTGSGKSSTLYAILNYINSSEKNIITIEDPVEYTLEGLAQAQVNPRAGLTFESGLRSILRQDPDVIMVGEIRDRETANIAVHSALTGHLVLSTLHTNDAPSAVMRLVEMGIEPFLVTSSVSCVIGQRLIRRICPECKESYYPTPSIHKTFQIKDDVLLYRGKGCPACKYKGYRGRTGIFEVLIIDDELRDLIVNKVPSEVLKKKAREKGMRVMRDDAVMKVLFGVTTIEEALNVVQED
- a CDS encoding type II secretion system F family protein, which codes for MTTFAYRARDDRGLLITGNLEANSRREAMLQLDNMGLFPLDAKEQKSAGFAVDAFLLRFQRVKHDDLIFFTRQLQTVIRAGIPMVSGLKALEEQTNNERLKVAIREVTQDIDRGQTFSDALARHRGIFSELYIGMVRAGELSGNLDEVLERLSGVLEFQMKTKEMLKSAMRYPVFVVVTLAIAFVILVNVVVPKFAPIFRSAKLDLPLPTQILLLINDIFQKYTMTAIITALALITAFVFYKRTAAGTYAIDRLKLSVPLIGDIVLKICMGRFAFILENLVRAGIPIIKTLDIVSRSVGNEYVAEKVRDIAVSIEKGRGISRPLKDAKIFPPLVIHLVATGEETGSLEEMLREVSVHYDREVTYSVNRLSAWIEPILTAGLACMVLFLALAIFMPWWDMMRAIRGG
- a CDS encoding HAMP domain-containing sensor histidine kinase — its product is MFGKRKYAGEPNGEGNRNLMKSGKKGFFRDPSNLNYNLRTIVPVIVLLTSLLSLAIGSNILAPVKTRMLWVWIGTACLFSGFCSFIIMRAMTQPISDLVRKAEQYVKLEEMRKKRGKMIEVYSVIDRLIEYIRLKADESEKNVLLSGIENLDYIIPLGYMSLMVAHEVRNPLATITGMSELLKQKATDESQRQYLDTMLNAARKIDIFTTELLDLNDNELMVEEFDLNDVVDEAIRSLSQEMQGLTCTFEKERKFLCTLDRTKMYQVIFNILKNASYYEKENGLISVRIREEKGDLFISIYNRHSKIDEENLRSLFKPFFTKRKGGKGFGLFIAMRNIKLHGGDIRVESGDEGTTFIIELPLERHVNTNGGEAVKERP